A section of the Armatimonadota bacterium genome encodes:
- a CDS encoding ROK family protein has protein sequence MEEWVLAVDLGATNLRVGLVDAQGEVVATARARTPQEGPEAVVEAIAELVEEVRPRARRVPERVGVGVPGPLSVAEGIVHTPPNLPGWREVPLRALLEERLGIAVILENDANAAAVGEWWRGAARGARHVLYITWSTGIGGGLIVDGRLYRGASDTAGEIGHITVDPLGPLCPCGQRGHLEGIAAGRAIARAAREALGRGEPSVLAGQPEITARSVAEAARDGDALARRVLGRAARMMGLAVGSILNLLNPEVVVIGGGVARSWDLVEGPLVEAARRSAFAAPFQAARILPGALGDDAGLVGAAYVALQARR, from the coding sequence ATGGAGGAGTGGGTCCTGGCCGTAGATCTGGGGGCCACCAACCTCCGGGTGGGCCTCGTGGACGCCCAGGGAGAGGTGGTGGCGACCGCCCGGGCCCGCACCCCCCAGGAGGGCCCGGAGGCGGTGGTGGAGGCCATCGCGGAGCTCGTGGAGGAAGTCCGCCCGCGGGCGCGCCGGGTGCCGGAGCGGGTAGGGGTGGGCGTGCCGGGCCCTTTGAGCGTGGCGGAGGGAATCGTGCACACCCCGCCGAACCTCCCGGGCTGGCGGGAGGTCCCCCTCCGGGCGCTTTTGGAGGAGCGTCTGGGGATCGCGGTGATCCTCGAGAACGACGCGAACGCCGCGGCGGTGGGCGAGTGGTGGCGGGGAGCGGCCCGAGGAGCCCGGCACGTGCTGTACATTACCTGGAGCACGGGGATCGGTGGGGGGCTGATCGTGGACGGCCGTCTCTACCGGGGGGCTTCGGACACCGCGGGCGAGATCGGGCACATCACCGTGGATCCCCTCGGCCCCCTCTGCCCCTGCGGCCAGCGCGGGCACCTGGAGGGGATCGCGGCAGGACGGGCCATCGCCCGGGCGGCCCGGGAGGCCCTGGGTCGGGGAGAGCCCAGCGTGCTCGCGGGCCAGCCCGAGATCACGGCCAGGTCGGTGGCGGAGGCGGCTCGAGATGGGGATGCCCTGGCGAGGCGGGTGCTGGGGCGGGCGGCTCGGATGATGGGACTTGCGGTGGGGAGTATCCTGAACCTGCTCAACCCGGAGGTGGTGGTCATCGGCGGCGGGGTGGCGCGGTCCTGGGATCTCGTAGAAGGACCGCTCGTGGAGGCCGCCCGGCGGAGTGCGTTTGCCGCACCCTTCCAGGCCGCCCGCATCCTGCCCGGAGCCCTGGGGGACGATGCGGGCTTGGTGGGAGCCGCGTACGTCGCGCTTCAGGCCCGGAGGTGA
- a CDS encoding O-acetyl-ADP-ribose deacetylase, with translation MEVVVGGTRLELVRGDITQQAVDAIVNAANPTLMGGGGVDGAIHRAGGPVILEECRRIAETLPGRRLPPGEAVITTGGNLPARFVIHTVGPVWQGGGAGEDEILARAYRNSLQLAKERGLRTVAFPSISTGAYGFPVERAARVALRAILGFLEQTPGAFELVRMVLWSERDLRVYEEALREIWPTSSGAGSGSPAGA, from the coding sequence ATGGAGGTGGTGGTGGGCGGAACGAGACTGGAACTCGTGCGGGGGGACATCACCCAGCAGGCGGTGGATGCCATCGTGAATGCCGCGAACCCCACCCTCATGGGCGGGGGTGGGGTGGACGGCGCCATCCACCGGGCGGGAGGTCCTGTCATCCTGGAGGAGTGCAGGCGCATCGCGGAAACCCTGCCCGGCCGCAGGCTCCCGCCCGGAGAGGCGGTGATCACCACGGGCGGAAACCTCCCCGCCCGGTTCGTGATCCACACGGTGGGCCCGGTCTGGCAGGGGGGAGGAGCCGGGGAGGACGAAATCCTTGCCCGGGCGTATCGCAACAGCCTGCAGCTGGCCAAGGAACGGGGGTTGCGCACCGTCGCCTTCCCCTCCATCAGCACGGGCGCGTACGGGTTTCCGGTGGAGCGGGCAGCCCGGGTGGCCCTGCGGGCCATCCTGGGGTTTTTGGAGCAAACCCCAGGGGCGTTTGAGCTCGTGCGCATGGTCCTGTGGAGCGAGCGGGACCTGCGGGTGTACGAGGAGGCCCTCCGGGAGATCTGGCCTACGTCGTCAGGAGCAGGATCGGGTTCTCCAGCAGGCGCTTGA
- a CDS encoding SPFH domain-containing protein: protein MATVGVYGIAILIVAIWLLWSSVKIVREYQRLVVFRLGRSIGRRGPGVVFLIPFVDRAVWVDLREAFLEIPSQTCITKDNAPINIDFLIYWKVVDPESSVIQVQDFAGAARGIATTTLRAVIGDILLDDVLARREQINQVLRAKLDEVTERWGVKVTAVEIREILPPREVQEAMTRQMSAERNRRAVVTEADGKREAAVLVAEGEKQAAILRAEGDRQAAILRAEGFALALDKIFSVARNVDANTMALQYLEALKALGASPATKFVFPMEFTRLVAPFADLARGPDTGRSEQS, encoded by the coding sequence ATGGCGACCGTGGGCGTGTACGGGATCGCGATCCTCATCGTCGCCATCTGGCTGCTGTGGAGCTCCGTGAAGATCGTGCGGGAGTACCAGCGGCTGGTGGTGTTCCGGTTGGGCCGCAGCATCGGCCGCCGGGGCCCGGGCGTGGTGTTCCTCATCCCCTTCGTGGACCGGGCGGTGTGGGTGGACCTCCGGGAGGCGTTCCTGGAGATCCCCTCCCAGACCTGCATCACCAAGGACAACGCACCCATCAACATCGACTTCCTGATCTACTGGAAGGTGGTGGATCCCGAGTCCTCCGTGATCCAGGTGCAGGACTTCGCGGGCGCGGCCCGGGGGATCGCCACCACCACCCTGCGGGCCGTGATCGGCGACATCCTCCTGGACGACGTGTTGGCCCGGCGGGAGCAGATCAACCAGGTGCTGCGGGCCAAGCTGGACGAGGTGACGGAGCGGTGGGGGGTGAAGGTCACCGCGGTGGAGATCCGGGAGATCCTCCCGCCCCGGGAGGTCCAGGAGGCCATGACCCGGCAGATGAGTGCGGAGCGCAACCGGCGGGCCGTGGTCACGGAGGCGGACGGGAAGCGGGAGGCCGCCGTTCTGGTGGCGGAAGGCGAGAAACAGGCCGCGATCCTGCGGGCGGAGGGAGACCGCCAGGCCGCCATCCTGCGGGCGGAGGGGTTCGCGCTGGCCCTGGACAAGATCTTCAGCGTGGCCCGAAACGTGGACGCCAACACCATGGCCCTCCAGTACCTGGAGGCCTTAAAGGCGTTGGGCGCGAGCCCCGCCACCAAGTTCGTCTTCCCCATGGAGTTCACGCGCCTGGTGGCGCCGTTCGCGGATCTGGCGCGGGGACCGGATACGGGCCGGTCGGAACAGTCCTGA
- the pdhA gene encoding pyruvate dehydrogenase (acetyl-transferring) E1 component subunit alpha: MERVEERVAVERMLDWYRRMVLVRRFEEQTERSFRRGKIGGYLHVYIGQEAVATGFLDAIREDDIFFASYRDHAHALLRGTDPRAVMAELYGKATGVAKGKGGSMHLVDVARGFYGGYGIVGGHLPLAVGAAYALRYQGTDRICLCFFGDGAVNSGAFHEAANLAGLWGKEGMCPVVFVIENNQYGMGTSVERASAVPNLARRFDAYAIPNERCDGMDVLAVYEVARRVVEEVRRTGRPYGVEAVTYRFSGHGAADLFQSYRTKEEVERWRQRDPILLLERRLRERGALDDARKAEIHAWAEGLVEEAVAFAEQSPDPPPEELYTDVYGADP, from the coding sequence ATGGAGCGGGTCGAGGAACGGGTGGCGGTTGAGCGGATGCTGGACTGGTACCGCCGCATGGTGCTCGTGCGGCGGTTCGAGGAGCAGACGGAGCGCAGCTTCCGGCGTGGGAAGATCGGCGGCTACCTTCATGTGTACATCGGTCAGGAGGCGGTGGCCACGGGGTTCCTGGACGCCATCCGGGAGGACGACATCTTCTTCGCCAGCTACCGCGACCACGCGCATGCCCTGCTCCGGGGAACGGATCCCAGGGCCGTGATGGCGGAGCTGTACGGCAAGGCCACGGGGGTGGCCAAGGGGAAGGGCGGCAGCATGCACCTCGTGGACGTGGCGCGGGGATTTTACGGGGGGTACGGGATCGTGGGAGGGCATCTGCCCCTCGCCGTGGGCGCCGCCTACGCCCTGCGCTACCAGGGAACGGACCGCATCTGCCTGTGTTTCTTCGGGGACGGGGCCGTGAACTCCGGCGCGTTCCACGAGGCCGCGAACCTGGCAGGCCTGTGGGGCAAGGAGGGGATGTGCCCCGTGGTGTTCGTGATCGAGAACAACCAGTACGGCATGGGCACCTCCGTGGAGCGGGCCAGCGCGGTCCCGAACCTTGCCCGGCGCTTCGATGCCTACGCCATCCCCAACGAGCGGTGTGACGGAATGGACGTGCTGGCGGTGTACGAGGTGGCCCGCCGGGTGGTGGAGGAGGTACGGCGCACGGGACGCCCGTACGGGGTGGAGGCCGTGACCTACCGGTTCAGCGGCCACGGCGCCGCGGACCTCTTCCAGAGCTACCGCACCAAGGAGGAGGTGGAGCGGTGGCGGCAGCGGGATCCCATCCTCCTGCTGGAGCGGCGGCTGCGGGAACGGGGTGCCCTGGACGACGCCCGGAAGGCGGAGATCCACGCATGGGCGGAGGGGCTGGTGGAAGAGGCGGTGGCCTTCGCGGAGCAGAGCCCGGACCCTCCGCCCGAGGAGCTCTACACCGACGTGTACGGAGCGGACCCGTGA
- a CDS encoding dihydrolipoamide acetyltransferase family protein: protein MAEVIMPKMGDAMVTGKILAWRKKHGERVTKGEPLLEIETDKVNVEVEAEHSGVLHILAQEGEVVPVGQVIAYIDGPETAAPPRPTETKPVEAPPAPPPGEPAALPEEGERIKASPLARRLAAQHGIDLTKIRGTGPGGRIVERDIEAYLAQLQPAPPPGAEYEDLALPRMRQAIARTVVQSKQTIPHFYVTAEADLSRALELRKQLEEALGEEGRITINDLVLKATALALRQHPDLRSSILDDRTLRRFNRIHLGIMVATPDGLVAPVLRDADRLPLLQLAREARRLIEGARDKHLRQEEYTGAVFSVSNLGMYDVASFVAIIPPQQAGILAVGRAQERPVVREGRVEVRPLVSLTVSADHRITDGAGAAEFLMEVKRLLENPILLLTT from the coding sequence ATGGCGGAAGTCATCATGCCGAAGATGGGCGACGCCATGGTCACGGGCAAGATCCTGGCCTGGCGCAAGAAGCACGGCGAGCGGGTGACGAAGGGAGAACCTCTGCTGGAGATCGAGACGGACAAGGTGAACGTGGAGGTGGAGGCGGAACACAGCGGAGTGCTCCACATCCTGGCCCAGGAAGGGGAAGTGGTCCCCGTGGGTCAGGTGATCGCCTACATCGACGGCCCCGAAACCGCAGCGCCTCCGCGGCCCACGGAAACAAAGCCCGTGGAGGCACCGCCCGCCCCTCCTCCTGGAGAGCCCGCGGCCCTCCCGGAGGAGGGGGAGCGGATCAAGGCTTCCCCGCTGGCCCGGAGGCTCGCGGCCCAGCACGGCATTGACCTCACGAAGATCCGCGGGACGGGCCCCGGGGGCCGGATCGTGGAGCGGGATATCGAGGCCTACCTGGCCCAGCTCCAGCCCGCCCCCCCGCCTGGGGCGGAGTACGAGGATCTGGCACTGCCGCGGATGCGGCAGGCCATCGCCCGCACCGTGGTCCAGAGCAAGCAGACCATCCCCCACTTTTACGTGACCGCGGAGGCAGACCTCTCCCGAGCCCTGGAGCTGCGCAAGCAGCTGGAGGAGGCGCTGGGGGAGGAGGGCCGGATCACGATCAACGACCTCGTCCTCAAGGCCACGGCCCTCGCCCTCCGCCAGCATCCCGATCTCCGCAGTTCGATCCTGGACGACCGCACCCTCCGGCGGTTCAACCGCATCCACCTGGGCATCATGGTGGCCACCCCGGACGGGCTCGTCGCCCCCGTGTTGCGGGACGCGGATCGGTTGCCGCTCCTGCAGTTGGCCCGGGAGGCCCGGCGGCTCATCGAGGGTGCCCGCGACAAGCACCTCCGGCAGGAGGAGTACACGGGCGCGGTGTTCTCCGTCAGCAACCTCGGCATGTACGACGTCGCGAGCTTCGTGGCCATCATCCCGCCCCAGCAGGCCGGGATCCTCGCGGTGGGAAGGGCCCAGGAGCGGCCCGTGGTCCGCGAGGGGCGGGTGGAGGTGCGGCCCCTGGTCTCCCTCACGGTCTCCGCGGACCACCGGATCACGGACGGCGCGGGGGCCGCGGAGTTCCTGATGGAAGTCAAGCGCCTGCTGGAGAACCCGATCCTGCTCCTGACGACGTAG
- a CDS encoding alpha-ketoacid dehydrogenase subunit beta: MTEMTYREAIRSTLVEEMDRDPTVLLLGEDIGVYGGTFRITEGLLSRYGPRRVVDTPISELGFIGAAIGMAMLGLRPVVEVMTWNFSLPAADQILQNAAKVRYFTGGQVRAPLVIRGPNGAGVQLSAQHSQSFESFYGHFPGLKVVAPATPADAKGLLRAAIRGEDPVIFLEHAALYGIKGEVPDGDYTVPFGKAAVVRSGHHVTVVSYSRMLHLALSAAHRLSGEGIECEVIDLRSLRPLDMETVAASVRRTHRAVVVQEQWRLYGAAAEISAQIYERCFDDLDAPVERVTGEDVPAPYARNLELLAFPGEEKIIEAVRRVIA; this comes from the coding sequence GTGACGGAGATGACCTACCGGGAGGCCATCCGATCCACCCTGGTGGAGGAGATGGACCGGGATCCCACGGTGCTCCTGCTGGGGGAGGATATCGGGGTCTACGGCGGGACCTTCCGGATCACGGAGGGCCTCCTGAGCCGCTACGGCCCCCGGCGGGTGGTGGATACGCCCATCAGCGAACTGGGGTTCATCGGCGCCGCCATCGGGATGGCCATGCTGGGCCTGCGCCCCGTGGTGGAGGTGATGACGTGGAACTTCAGCCTACCGGCCGCGGACCAGATCCTGCAGAATGCGGCAAAGGTCCGGTACTTCACCGGCGGGCAGGTACGGGCGCCCCTGGTGATCCGGGGGCCCAACGGAGCCGGGGTACAGCTTTCCGCCCAGCATTCCCAGTCCTTCGAGTCCTTCTACGGCCACTTCCCCGGCCTGAAGGTGGTGGCGCCCGCCACCCCCGCGGACGCCAAGGGGCTCTTGCGGGCCGCCATCCGGGGGGAGGACCCCGTGATCTTCCTCGAGCACGCGGCCCTCTACGGCATCAAGGGGGAAGTCCCCGACGGGGATTACACGGTGCCCTTCGGGAAGGCCGCGGTGGTGCGGTCCGGGCACCACGTGACCGTGGTGAGCTACAGCCGCATGCTGCACCTGGCACTCTCCGCCGCCCATCGGTTGAGCGGGGAGGGGATCGAGTGCGAGGTGATTGACCTCCGTTCCCTCCGGCCCCTGGACATGGAGACGGTAGCGGCCTCCGTGCGCAGGACGCACCGTGCGGTGGTGGTACAGGAGCAGTGGCGGCTCTACGGAGCCGCGGCGGAGATCTCCGCGCAGATCTACGAACGGTGCTTTGACGACCTCGATGCTCCCGTGGAGCGGGTTACGGGAGAAGACGTCCCCGCCCCGTACGCCCGGAACCTGGAGCTCCTGGCCTTTCCCGGCGAGGAGAAGATCATCGAGGCGGTGCGGCGGGTCATCGCCTGA
- the accC gene encoding acetyl-CoA carboxylase biotin carboxylase subunit, protein MFRKVLVANRGEIAVRVIRACRELGIRTVAVYSEADRDCLHVRLADEAFCIGPPPAGESYLNIPNILSTAEVTGAEAIHPGYGFLAENPHFAEICRDAGIAFIGPTPEAMEAMGNKARAREIAQKAGIPVVPGSPGPVRTLEEALGVADRIGYPLLIKASAGGGGRGMRVVHSREELGRAMAMAQSEAEAAFGSGEVYLEKYLEEPRHIEVQILADTRGNVVHLGERECSIQRRHQKLLEEAPAPGLSPRLRANLHRAAIRLAQAIRYTSAGTVEFLVDREENFYFMEMNTRIQVEHPVTEMITGLDLVREQIRIAAGERLGFSQRDVEFRGHAMECRVNAEDPAHDFRPSPGTIRGLVLPGGPGIRVDTHVYAGYTIPPYYDSLVAKVIAWGRDRAEAMARMDRALREFEIAGIRTTIPFHRLLLENAFFRRGEVYTNFVQRRMDLSVLSR, encoded by the coding sequence GTGTTCCGAAAGGTCCTCGTGGCGAACCGGGGAGAGATCGCGGTGCGCGTCATCCGCGCGTGTCGGGAGCTGGGGATCCGGACCGTGGCCGTGTACTCCGAGGCGGATCGGGACTGCCTTCACGTGCGGCTCGCAGACGAGGCCTTCTGCATCGGGCCCCCGCCCGCGGGGGAGAGCTACCTCAACATCCCCAACATCCTCAGCACCGCGGAGGTGACGGGCGCGGAGGCCATCCACCCGGGGTACGGGTTCCTGGCGGAGAACCCGCACTTCGCGGAGATCTGCCGGGACGCGGGAATCGCCTTCATCGGGCCCACGCCGGAGGCCATGGAGGCCATGGGGAACAAGGCCCGGGCCCGGGAGATCGCCCAAAAGGCAGGAATCCCCGTGGTTCCCGGGAGTCCGGGCCCCGTACGGACTCTGGAGGAGGCCCTGGGGGTGGCGGATCGCATCGGATACCCCCTCCTCATCAAGGCCTCCGCGGGCGGGGGAGGACGGGGCATGCGGGTGGTGCACTCCCGGGAGGAGCTGGGACGGGCCATGGCCATGGCCCAGAGCGAGGCGGAGGCCGCCTTCGGCTCCGGCGAGGTGTACCTCGAGAAGTACCTGGAGGAGCCCCGGCACATCGAGGTGCAGATCCTCGCGGACACCCGGGGCAACGTGGTGCACCTGGGAGAACGGGAGTGCAGCATCCAGCGCCGACACCAGAAACTGCTGGAGGAGGCGCCGGCGCCCGGTCTCTCCCCGCGTCTGCGGGCGAATCTCCACCGGGCCGCCATCCGGCTGGCACAGGCCATCCGGTACACCAGCGCGGGGACCGTGGAGTTCCTGGTGGACCGCGAAGAGAACTTCTACTTCATGGAGATGAACACCCGGATCCAGGTGGAGCATCCCGTCACGGAGATGATCACGGGTCTGGATCTCGTCCGGGAACAGATCCGGATCGCCGCGGGGGAGCGGCTGGGTTTCTCGCAGCGGGACGTGGAGTTCCGCGGACACGCCATGGAGTGCCGCGTCAACGCGGAGGACCCCGCGCACGACTTCCGGCCCTCTCCCGGCACCATACGCGGGCTCGTTCTCCCCGGAGGCCCCGGCATCCGGGTGGACACCCACGTCTATGCGGGGTACACCATCCCGCCGTATTATGATTCCCTGGTGGCAAAGGTGATCGCATGGGGACGCGACCGGGCGGAGGCCATGGCCCGGATGGACCGGGCCCTGCGGGAGTTCGAGATCGCGGGCATCCGGACCACCATCCCCTTCCACCGGCTGCTCCTGGAGAACGCCTTCTTCCGCCGGGGCGAGGTGTACACGAACTTCGTCCAGCGCCGGATGGATCTCAGCGTTCTCTCCCGGTAG